A window of Prolixibacter sp. SD074 contains these coding sequences:
- a CDS encoding HAD-IA family hydrolase → MAITLAFDVYGTLINTNGISSLVKTLVGDKTISFMDSWRAKQLEYTFRRGLMKNYVDFSECTRNALDFTCEVLKCHLQPEERNRLMREYKVLPAFADVRESLEKLKSANVRLFAF, encoded by the coding sequence ATGGCTATAACTCTCGCATTTGATGTTTACGGCACCTTAATTAATACGAATGGTATTTCAAGCTTGGTTAAAACTTTGGTTGGCGACAAGACCATAAGCTTTATGGACTCCTGGCGGGCAAAGCAACTTGAATATACGTTTCGTCGGGGGCTGATGAAAAATTATGTTGACTTTTCCGAATGTACCAGGAATGCCCTTGATTTTACCTGCGAAGTATTGAAATGCCATCTTCAACCTGAAGAAAGGAACCGTTTAATGCGCGAATACAAGGTTTTACCAGCATTTGCCGACGTTCGTGAAAGTCTGGAGAAACTAAAATCGGCTAACGTGCGCTTGTTTGCGTTTTAA
- a CDS encoding HAD hydrolase-like protein has product MDILLRNADILYFFEDIVSVEDVKTFKPNPAVYEHFLLKSKSPKVDTWLISGNSFDVIGAISFGMNSAWVRRNPDAVFNTWNIQPTRTISSLQELIPIFNI; this is encoded by the coding sequence ATTGACATCTTACTAAGAAATGCGGATATACTGTATTTCTTTGAAGATATTGTTAGTGTTGAAGATGTGAAAACTTTCAAGCCAAATCCTGCCGTTTACGAACATTTTTTGCTAAAATCAAAATCTCCTAAGGTAGATACATGGCTTATATCAGGAAATTCTTTTGATGTTATCGGCGCAATTTCTTTCGGAATGAATTCGGCTTGGGTACGACGAAACCCGGATGCTGTTTTTAATACGTGGAATATTCAACCCACAAGAACAATCAGTAGTTTGCAAGAACTCATCCCTATTTTCAACATTTAA
- a CDS encoding FAD-containing oxidoreductase: MKKFDAIIIGSGQAGTPLAFKLAAEGNKVAFIEKKHFGGTCVNDGCTPTKAYVASARRIWDACNGAALGVNIPEGASADLKKIKSRKDKIVQESVDGISSGVEKEENITFFEGEARFSGEKTIEVNSEEITASEIYINTGARPVIPEPFRKLNYLTNESILQLEELPEHLVIVGGSYIGLEFGQMFRRFGSKVTIIEKGPSIIGREDKEISENIQEFLQDEGIEFRLNAKCIGGTQNADNSVTLKLDCKEGGPEVTGSHLLIGVGRKPNTDSLNLQAAGIKIGDRGYIKVNDFLETNVKGVFALGDCNGEGAFTHTSYNDYEIIVANKFSNINRRISDRVMTYNLYTDPPLGRAGMTRKAALAKGYKIMEATMPMSRVARAREKGETNGMMQVIVNAENQKILGASILGVGGDEIINSILLIMYADVPYTVLKNAVISHPTVSELLPTLLKGLKEI, translated from the coding sequence ATGAAGAAATTTGATGCAATTATTATCGGCTCAGGCCAGGCCGGTACACCACTGGCATTTAAACTGGCCGCTGAAGGGAATAAAGTAGCTTTTATTGAAAAAAAGCATTTTGGAGGAACGTGTGTAAATGATGGGTGCACTCCTACAAAAGCCTATGTGGCCAGCGCCCGCCGTATTTGGGATGCCTGTAATGGAGCTGCCCTTGGAGTAAATATACCGGAAGGTGCATCGGCTGACCTGAAAAAAATAAAAAGCCGTAAGGATAAAATTGTGCAGGAATCGGTTGACGGAATAAGTTCCGGCGTGGAAAAGGAAGAAAACATCACTTTTTTTGAAGGCGAGGCCCGTTTCTCAGGAGAAAAAACTATTGAAGTAAACAGCGAAGAAATCACCGCTTCTGAAATTTACATCAATACCGGGGCCAGACCGGTTATTCCTGAGCCTTTCAGAAAGCTGAATTACCTGACCAACGAATCCATTTTGCAACTGGAAGAATTGCCGGAACACCTGGTGATTGTCGGCGGGAGTTACATCGGGCTGGAGTTTGGCCAAATGTTCCGGAGGTTTGGGAGCAAAGTAACTATTATTGAAAAAGGGCCCTCCATTATTGGCCGCGAGGACAAGGAAATCAGTGAAAACATTCAGGAATTTTTACAGGATGAAGGCATTGAATTCCGTCTGAATGCCAAATGTATCGGGGGCACGCAAAACGCAGATAATTCAGTCACCTTGAAACTGGACTGCAAAGAAGGGGGCCCGGAAGTGACCGGTTCGCATCTGCTGATTGGTGTGGGACGCAAACCCAATACCGATTCTTTGAATTTGCAGGCTGCCGGAATTAAAATCGGCGACCGCGGATACATTAAGGTGAACGACTTTCTGGAAACGAACGTGAAAGGCGTTTTTGCCCTGGGCGACTGCAACGGGGAAGGAGCGTTTACACACACTTCGTATAACGACTATGAAATTATTGTCGCCAACAAATTCAGTAATATAAACCGCAGAATTTCGGACCGGGTTATGACATATAACCTGTACACTGACCCGCCGTTGGGGCGCGCCGGAATGACCCGCAAGGCAGCCCTTGCAAAAGGATATAAAATTATGGAAGCAACAATGCCCATGAGCAGGGTAGCAAGAGCCAGAGAAAAAGGTGAAACCAATGGGATGATGCAGGTCATTGTCAATGCTGAAAACCAAAAAATACTCGGTGCATCCATTCTGGGCGTAGGCGGAGATGAAATTATCAACAGCATTTTACTGATTATGTATGCTGATGTTCCTTACACCGTACTGAAAAATGCGGTAATTTCTCATCCTACCGTATCAGAATTGTTACCCACTTTGCTTAAAGGATTAAAAGAAATATAA
- a CDS encoding SAM-dependent methyltransferase, translating into MNGYRCHWSGPGPGDPELLTVKDLKRVQQADVLLYDALILEPNAFLSAVLQQLPAEIPTI; encoded by the coding sequence TTGAACGGATACCGGTGTCATTGGTCGGGGCCGGGGCCGGGCGACCCGGAATTGCTGACGGTAAAGGACCTGAAACGGGTACAGCAGGCGGATGTGTTGTTGTACGATGCGTTGATATTGGAACCAAATGCATTTCTATCGGCGGTGCTACAACAATTGCCTGCGGAAATTCCGACCATTTAA
- a CDS encoding AraC family transcriptional regulator produces the protein MKLFIKNMVCIRCQMVVKAELEKLNIPYTYVEIGEANTVGEISPKQLEQLDIGLKKSGLLLMDDKKSILVEKIKSAIIELVHYTDEQIKVNLSDYLSEKLSYDYTYMANLFSEVKGITIEKFYLVHKIEKVKELIVYDELNLTEIAYKMHYSSVSHLSNQFKKFTGLTPSHFKKLKNKRRTTLEDV, from the coding sequence ATGAAGCTGTTCATCAAAAATATGGTTTGTATCCGTTGCCAGATGGTGGTGAAAGCTGAATTGGAAAAACTTAATATACCATACACCTATGTAGAAATAGGCGAAGCCAATACCGTTGGGGAAATTTCGCCAAAACAATTGGAGCAATTGGATATTGGCTTGAAAAAATCGGGATTGCTCCTGATGGATGATAAAAAGAGCATTTTGGTTGAAAAGATAAAAAGTGCCATTATCGAGCTGGTGCATTATACTGATGAACAGATTAAAGTCAACCTTTCTGACTACCTAAGCGAGAAACTCAGTTACGATTACACTTACATGGCAAACCTTTTTTCTGAAGTAAAAGGTATTACCATTGAAAAGTTTTACCTGGTTCACAAAATTGAGAAAGTAAAAGAACTTATCGTATATGATGAGTTAAATCTCACGGAAATAGCCTATAAAATGCATTATAGCAGCGTTTCCCACCTGTCAAATCAATTCAAGAAATTTACAGGGCTTACACCCTCCCACTTTAAAAAGCTCAAAAACAAGAGACGTACCACGCTTGAGGATGTGTGA
- a CDS encoding cupin domain-containing protein, with protein sequence MQNAEIEKSRMHILVEIIDYVPHSIVSKTIIRKTTGNVSVTAIDAGETLIEKISPFDTFVQIIEGDAVIVVDEHSNLLKTGEAIIIPAHTSHLVKANERFKMISTVIKSGYEGSTISI encoded by the coding sequence ATGCAGAATGCCGAAATTGAAAAATCGAGAATGCACATTCTGGTTGAAATTATAGACTATGTTCCTCATTCGATAGTTAGCAAAACAATAATCCGAAAAACAACCGGAAACGTAAGTGTCACTGCCATTGATGCCGGGGAAACGCTGATTGAGAAAATTTCACCATTCGACACATTTGTCCAAATTATTGAAGGTGATGCTGTAATAGTTGTTGATGAACATTCCAACCTGTTAAAAACAGGTGAAGCAATTATTATACCTGCCCACACATCTCACTTAGTTAAAGCCAATGAAAGGTTCAAAATGATTTCGACAGTGATAAAAAGTGGTTATGAAGGAAGTACAATATCGATTTAA
- a CDS encoding S9 family peptidase, with translation MKRLLYLLVMAFLFTAEAAFPQKSAFTIADLYKVRHVGAPVVSPDGMRVAFTVTDYDMPKGKSMADIYVMNADGSNITPVTTNHKENYNPIWTSDSKNLYYVSAASGTPQMVHYSFATKKSEQVTDFPMGVDAPVLSPNNKLIAFSAEVYPDCGANSKCNARYDSLSHNGPIQAYVADHLLFRHWTHYAKGKYSHIIVFDTETQEYTDVTPGKFASPVFMLGGGVGYNFSPDSKEICYASKHGDHPEASTNSDLFVVPVTGGEAKNITQENKAWDGWPIYSPDGKYIAYRTQRIPGYESAKFNIALYNRATGETKIITKDVDNWVDDFKWAPDSKSIFFSAEQEGGEPVYMVDLASDVITPVSGQRSIYGFDVAGNGYLYYLATTIDKPAELFRMKTKGGTEEQLTNFNKELLSRVDFRPAEKMWVTGADNKQVQVFIVKPHNFDPSKKYPLILNVHGGPQGQWMDSFRGDWQVYPGAGYVVAFANPHGSTGRGQAYTREISGDWGGKPFEDLMKVTDALAKLSYVDSTRMGAMGWSYGGYMMNWFQAKTKRFKCLASMMGLYDLRSMWGATEELWFPNFDLKGQPWNSYLYKKFSPSEYVKNFVTPTLIITGQKDFRVPYTQSIQYFSTLQTLGIPSRLIIFKNDGHWPNRVKSMPLYYDAHLDWFHKYLGGPAAPYDVHKMSLNQSFTDDK, from the coding sequence ATGAAAAGATTACTTTATCTCTTAGTGATGGCCTTTCTCTTTACTGCTGAGGCAGCGTTTCCGCAGAAAAGCGCGTTTACCATCGCCGATTTGTACAAAGTGCGTCACGTGGGCGCTCCCGTAGTTTCGCCTGATGGCATGCGTGTGGCTTTCACCGTTACCGATTACGATATGCCGAAAGGTAAATCGATGGCCGACATCTACGTGATGAACGCCGACGGCAGCAACATTACCCCGGTAACCACCAATCACAAAGAAAATTACAACCCCATCTGGACCAGCGACAGCAAAAACCTCTATTATGTGTCAGCTGCATCGGGAACTCCGCAAATGGTACATTATTCATTTGCAACCAAAAAGTCAGAACAGGTAACCGATTTCCCGATGGGTGTAGATGCCCCGGTATTGTCGCCCAACAACAAACTGATTGCCTTTTCGGCAGAAGTATATCCCGATTGCGGCGCCAACAGCAAATGCAACGCACGCTACGACTCACTTTCGCACAATGGGCCCATCCAGGCCTATGTAGCCGATCACCTGCTCTTCCGTCACTGGACCCATTACGCTAAGGGTAAATATTCCCACATCATTGTATTCGACACCGAAACCCAAGAGTACACCGATGTTACACCTGGTAAATTTGCATCGCCTGTGTTTATGTTGGGTGGCGGCGTTGGTTACAACTTCTCGCCCGACAGTAAAGAAATTTGCTACGCATCGAAACACGGAGATCACCCCGAGGCATCGACCAACAGCGACCTGTTTGTTGTTCCGGTAACGGGTGGAGAAGCCAAAAACATTACCCAAGAAAACAAAGCATGGGACGGATGGCCCATCTATTCGCCCGACGGCAAATACATTGCTTACCGTACCCAGCGTATTCCGGGATACGAATCGGCGAAATTCAACATTGCGCTCTATAACCGGGCAACCGGCGAAACGAAGATCATCACCAAAGACGTTGATAACTGGGTGGATGACTTTAAATGGGCCCCCGACTCCAAATCAATTTTCTTTTCAGCAGAGCAAGAAGGAGGAGAACCGGTTTACATGGTCGATCTGGCTTCGGACGTTATCACCCCTGTTTCGGGACAACGTTCCATTTACGGTTTCGATGTAGCCGGCAACGGATACCTGTACTACCTGGCTACCACCATCGACAAACCGGCTGAACTCTTCCGCATGAAAACCAAAGGCGGCACCGAAGAACAGCTGACCAATTTCAACAAAGAACTGTTGTCGAGAGTAGATTTCCGCCCGGCGGAAAAGATGTGGGTAACCGGCGCCGACAACAAGCAGGTACAGGTATTCATTGTGAAGCCGCACAACTTCGACCCATCGAAAAAATATCCGCTCATCCTGAACGTTCACGGAGGACCACAGGGACAGTGGATGGATTCGTTCCGCGGCGACTGGCAGGTATATCCCGGAGCCGGTTACGTGGTGGCATTTGCCAACCCGCACGGTTCAACCGGACGCGGACAGGCTTACACCCGCGAAATTTCGGGTGACTGGGGCGGCAAACCGTTCGAGGACCTGATGAAGGTAACTGACGCACTGGCTAAACTGTCGTATGTCGATTCAACCCGCATGGGAGCCATGGGATGGTCGTACGGAGGTTATATGATGAATTGGTTCCAGGCCAAGACCAAGCGTTTCAAGTGTTTGGCTTCGATGATGGGACTCTACGACCTGCGTTCGATGTGGGGGGCAACCGAAGAACTTTGGTTCCCGAACTTCGACCTGAAAGGACAACCCTGGAATTCGTACCTGTACAAGAAATTCTCTCCTTCGGAATACGTGAAGAATTTCGTTACACCGACACTCATCATCACCGGCCAGAAGGATTTCCGTGTACCGTACACCCAGAGTATTCAATATTTCAGTACACTGCAAACACTGGGCATTCCGTCGCGCCTGATCATCTTCAAAAACGACGGCCACTGGCCCAACCGCGTGAAATCGATGCCGCTGTACTACGATGCGCACCTCGACTGGTTCCACAAGTACCTGGGCGGTCCTGCCGCACCGTACGATGTGCACAAAATGTCGCTCAACCAGAGTTTCACCGACGATAAGTGA
- a CDS encoding GDCCVxC domain-containing (seleno)protein: MEIQYFSTLTCPECGHPKTEEMPTDGCQFFYECENCKTVLRPKPGDCCVYCSYGTVKCPSKQGE, translated from the coding sequence ATGGAAATACAGTATTTTTCTACATTAACCTGCCCTGAATGTGGCCACCCGAAAACAGAAGAAATGCCCACTGATGGCTGCCAGTTTTTTTACGAATGTGAAAACTGTAAAACCGTTTTACGACCGAAACCCGGCGACTGCTGCGTTTATTGCTCGTATGGAACCGTGAAATGTCCGTCGAAACAGGGAGAATAA
- a CDS encoding cold-shock protein yields the protein MNKGTVKFFNDTKGFGFIKDEESNNEYFVHVTGLVDEIQENDEVTFDLQEGRKGLNAVNVKLA from the coding sequence ATGAATAAAGGAACAGTAAAATTTTTTAATGACACCAAAGGTTTTGGCTTCATTAAAGACGAAGAATCAAACAATGAGTATTTTGTGCATGTAACCGGATTGGTTGATGAAATCCAGGAAAATGACGAAGTAACCTTCGATTTGCAAGAAGGAAGAAAAGGATTGAATGCGGTAAATGTTAAACTTGCGTAA
- a CDS encoding carboxymuconolactone decarboxylase family protein — MTQFKLHTLESAPEGSKEILEAALKQNGFVPNLYGIMAESPEVLKAYTQMNQLFNETSLSPVEKNIVWLTVSYHNSCHYCMAIHSMAAKMFKVPEVMIEALRNNKPLNDAKLEALRKFTALLVEKRGWASDDEVQEFLEAGFSQKNVLEIIVGIGQKIISNYVNHLAHTPLDKQIEAFKWEARS, encoded by the coding sequence ATGACACAATTTAAATTGCACACCCTCGAATCGGCTCCTGAAGGTTCAAAAGAAATTCTGGAAGCTGCCTTAAAACAAAACGGATTTGTCCCGAACCTATACGGAATTATGGCCGAATCGCCCGAAGTGCTGAAAGCCTACACTCAAATGAACCAGCTCTTCAATGAAACCTCCTTAAGTCCGGTAGAAAAGAATATCGTATGGCTAACGGTTAGTTATCATAACAGTTGCCATTACTGTATGGCTATCCATTCGATGGCCGCTAAAATGTTCAAAGTGCCCGAGGTTATGATTGAAGCACTGCGAAACAACAAACCGCTCAACGATGCCAAACTTGAAGCACTCAGAAAATTTACCGCCTTACTGGTGGAAAAACGCGGGTGGGCTTCCGATGATGAAGTTCAGGAATTTCTGGAAGCTGGCTTTTCCCAAAAAAATGTACTGGAAATAATTGTTGGCATTGGCCAAAAGATAATAAGTAACTATGTAAACCACCTTGCACATACTCCTCTTGACAAGCAAATTGAAGCTTTTAAGTGGGAGGCACGCTCTTAA
- a CDS encoding DsrE family protein: MCGSCAEARGLKNAELIADTEISTMAELTEWVVDSDKVITF, from the coding sequence ATATGTGGGTCGTGTGCCGAAGCTCGCGGTTTAAAGAATGCTGAGCTTATTGCAGATACGGAAATCAGCACCATGGCAGAATTAACCGAATGGGTGGTTGACAGTGACAAAGTGATAACTTTTTAA
- a CDS encoding phosphoadenosine phosphosulfate reductase family protein, with product MIREVAWRFKRPVLLFSGGKDLIVMFHLAHKAFWSDPIPFPLLHIDTGHNFPETLAYRDKLVKESGSQLIVCSVEESIAQGKAVEETGIHASRNKLQTVTLLDALEKLKVDAALGGGRRDEEKARAKERFFSHERPVIERDGILLADSPYLIKKEDEKPVLKEVRCRTIGDMTCTGVTLSPAASLDEIIADTPGHLQYTRNIALSVGGIEVFTKMFLYFLHERAWNRVRIGKHNGKPGWFTTKSLTLLMYSMIMSWNEKRPTGYWSWRNVMWIITKMPAIGAMLYSKFRNNKKVPSPMRP from the coding sequence GTGATTCGGGAAGTAGCCTGGCGTTTCAAAAGGCCGGTGTTACTGTTCTCGGGAGGAAAGGATTTGATCGTGATGTTCCACCTGGCCCACAAAGCTTTCTGGTCCGATCCAATACCGTTTCCCTTGCTGCACATCGACACGGGACATAATTTCCCGGAAACACTGGCATACCGCGATAAGTTGGTAAAGGAAAGCGGCAGCCAATTGATTGTGTGCAGTGTGGAAGAGTCTATTGCGCAGGGAAAAGCGGTGGAAGAGACCGGGATTCATGCCAGCCGAAACAAGCTGCAAACAGTTACCTTGCTCGATGCCCTGGAGAAGCTAAAGGTAGATGCCGCGTTGGGAGGTGGCCGGCGCGATGAAGAGAAGGCTCGTGCGAAGGAGCGTTTCTTCTCGCACGAGCGACCAGTCATCGAACGTGATGGCATTTTGCTTGCCGATTCTCCGTACCTGATAAAGAAAGAAGATGAGAAGCCGGTATTGAAAGAGGTTCGCTGCCGTACCATCGGCGACATGACCTGCACCGGGGTAACCTTGTCGCCGGCTGCTTCGCTCGACGAAATCATTGCCGATACACCCGGACACTTGCAGTATACCCGCAACATTGCGCTTTCTGTCGGCGGGATTGAGGTCTTTACCAAAATGTTCCTCTATTTCCTGCACGAGCGCGCCTGGAACCGCGTCAGGATTGGGAAGCACAACGGGAAACCGGGGTGGTTTACCACGAAAAGCCTTACACTCCTGATGTACTCGATGATTATGTCCTGGAACGAAAAGCGGCCAACCGGTTACTGGAGTTGGCGAAATGTGATGTGGATTATCACGAAGATGCCCGCAATTGGAGCGATGCTGTACTCGAAATTCCGCAACAACAAAAAGGTACCATCTCCGATGCGTCCGTAA
- a CDS encoding TetR/AcrR family transcriptional regulator, with amino-acid sequence MPRNKTYDDELVLEKAMNVFWVHGYEATSVRLLEKEMGINQFSIYSSFKNKKNLFINALRKYREFVIKSRFHPLLQEGAGFAELEKFLLSAATSTKGKEDKKGCLVVNTAGELGYKDPDVASELNIYYDFIRNMILKVLKNAVKKGEIPANTDIEKQASFFLGVMQGISVAGKTMEKERLKDFIEVALKQIR; translated from the coding sequence ATGCCAAGAAATAAAACATACGATGATGAACTGGTTTTAGAAAAAGCGATGAACGTATTCTGGGTTCATGGCTATGAGGCCACTTCGGTAAGGTTGCTGGAAAAGGAAATGGGCATCAACCAGTTTTCGATTTATTCATCATTTAAAAATAAAAAGAACCTGTTTATAAACGCTTTACGCAAATACCGCGAGTTTGTCATCAAAAGCAGGTTTCATCCCCTTTTGCAGGAAGGAGCAGGTTTTGCAGAACTGGAAAAATTTCTGCTCAGCGCCGCTACCTCAACGAAAGGCAAGGAAGATAAAAAAGGTTGCCTCGTGGTAAATACTGCCGGTGAACTGGGCTACAAAGATCCTGATGTTGCAAGCGAACTGAATATCTATTACGATTTTATCCGCAATATGATTTTGAAGGTATTGAAAAATGCCGTAAAAAAAGGTGAAATTCCTGCAAATACAGATATTGAAAAACAGGCCAGTTTTTTCCTCGGTGTAATGCAGGGGATTTCGGTTGCAGGCAAAACAATGGAGAAGGAACGGTTAAAAGACTTCATTGAAGTGGCATTGAAACAAATCAGATAA
- a CDS encoding peroxiredoxin-like family protein, which yields MKNITLILLYMVFTVISASAQLPDKAEDISPLLNGETLPDAVLKAPDGSEHNLQEILRQKPSVVLFYRGGWCPFCNAHLAEIQGVQNEVVNLGYQIVAISPDSPENLQVTDEKHNLAYSLYSDANGKLIKAIGIAFKAPERYSGMLSEKSDGLNDGFLPVPSVFVTDTSGKIAFEYINPDYKTRLSGGLLLAVLKELKKEQKK from the coding sequence ATGAAAAACATAACTTTAATTTTACTTTATATGGTATTTACAGTAATTTCAGCAAGTGCCCAGTTACCGGATAAAGCTGAAGATATCTCACCTTTATTAAACGGCGAAACATTGCCTGATGCTGTTTTAAAAGCGCCCGATGGCAGCGAACATAACCTGCAGGAAATACTCAGGCAAAAACCCTCTGTAGTTTTATTTTACCGTGGCGGTTGGTGCCCCTTTTGTAATGCCCACCTGGCTGAAATTCAGGGTGTACAAAATGAGGTAGTGAACCTTGGCTACCAGATTGTTGCCATCAGCCCCGATTCGCCCGAAAATTTGCAGGTTACCGATGAAAAACATAACCTGGCATACAGCCTCTATTCCGATGCTAACGGAAAACTTATTAAAGCAATCGGCATCGCATTTAAAGCGCCTGAACGGTATTCCGGGATGCTTTCTGAAAAATCGGACGGATTAAACGATGGTTTTTTGCCCGTGCCTTCTGTTTTTGTTACAGACACCAGTGGAAAAATCGCGTTTGAATACATTAATCCTGATTATAAAACAAGGTTATCGGGCGGACTCTTACTTGCTGTTTTGAAAGAATTAAAAAAAGAACAGAAAAAGTAA
- a CDS encoding cysteine desulfurase family protein produces the protein MKTPIYLDYNATTPIAPEVAEEMLPYIRSHFGNPSSGYDAGRQNKEAIEKARVQVANLIGALPEEIIFTSGGTESNNHAIRGAVFANSEKGKHIITSQTEHPAVMEVCNYLEKQGYEITWLPVDSFGKVNPADVEKAVRPDTALISIMHANNEVGTIQPIKEIAAIARQYNIFFHTDAAQSVGKIMTGVTELRVDLLSIAGHKLYAPKGIGALYIRDGVKLENLIFGAGQEHGLRPGTENVPYIVALGKACELAKENLGTNNRHLFQMRQRLLDGLKEKCRTTIKLNADLENCLPNTLSVPFENVDAHALASLVSKKVLFSTGSACHADSVEISPVLKAMQVNPRTAAGTVRISTGKYTTIEEVDYAVEAISEIVNKLL, from the coding sequence ATGAAAACACCAATTTATCTTGATTATAACGCTACCACTCCCATTGCCCCGGAAGTAGCTGAAGAAATGTTGCCTTATATCCGGTCGCATTTCGGAAATCCTTCCAGCGGCTATGACGCAGGCCGACAAAACAAGGAAGCCATTGAAAAGGCACGGGTGCAGGTGGCAAATCTTATCGGCGCTTTACCTGAAGAAATTATTTTCACCAGCGGGGGCACCGAATCGAACAATCATGCGATTCGCGGGGCTGTTTTTGCCAATTCTGAAAAAGGGAAACACATCATCACCTCGCAAACAGAACATCCGGCAGTGATGGAGGTTTGCAACTACCTGGAAAAACAGGGTTACGAAATTACCTGGCTCCCGGTTGATTCTTTCGGGAAGGTAAACCCGGCGGATGTTGAAAAGGCGGTTCGCCCCGATACGGCGCTGATTTCCATTATGCACGCCAACAACGAAGTGGGCACCATTCAGCCCATAAAAGAAATTGCAGCCATTGCCCGTCAATATAACATCTTTTTTCATACCGATGCAGCTCAATCGGTTGGAAAAATAATGACCGGTGTAACTGAACTGCGTGTTGATTTGCTTTCCATCGCGGGGCATAAATTATATGCTCCCAAAGGCATCGGCGCTTTGTACATCCGGGATGGGGTAAAGCTGGAAAACCTGATTTTTGGTGCAGGGCAGGAACATGGATTACGTCCCGGAACTGAAAATGTACCGTACATTGTTGCACTTGGAAAAGCCTGTGAACTGGCCAAAGAAAATCTGGGAACCAACAACCGCCACCTGTTTCAAATGCGGCAACGGCTGTTGGATGGCTTAAAAGAAAAATGCCGGACAACCATTAAACTGAATGCCGACCTGGAAAATTGCCTGCCCAACACGTTAAGCGTCCCCTTTGAAAATGTGGATGCGCACGCCCTTGCTTCGCTGGTCAGTAAAAAAGTCCTGTTTTCAACCGGTTCGGCCTGCCATGCCGATTCGGTCGAAATTTCACCGGTGCTGAAAGCCATGCAGGTAAATCCGCGGACAGCCGCTGGTACGGTGCGCATTTCAACCGGGAAATATACCACCATAGAAGAAGTTGACTACGCAGTAGAGGCTATTTCAGAAATTGTTAATAAACTTTTATAA